From Lactobacillus sp. PV012:
ATATAATTATGTCTGGCGCTCATCGGAAGAACCAGCTAGAAAAGGTTATGCTGGAACAATGTTTTTATATAAAAATACTTATACACCGCAAGCCTCTTATCCAGTAATTGATGCGCCAGATACAATGGATTATGAAGGAAGAATTTTAACTTTAGAATTTGAAAAGTTTTTTGTGACGCAAGTGTATACTCCTAATTCTGGTAATGAATTAAAACGCTTAGAGGATCGACAAATTTGGGATCGGCAATATACTGAGTATTTAAAAAAACTTGATGCTCAAAAGCCGGTTATTGCAAGTGGTGACTATAATGTGGCCCATGAAGAGATTGATTTGAAGCATCCCGCAAACAATCATCATAATGCTGGCTTTACTGATGAAGAACGTTCAGGCTTTCATAAATTATTGGAAGCTGGCTTTACTGATACCTTTAGAAAAGTTAATGGAAAAGTGGAAGGACAGTATACTTGGTGGGCACAAAGAGTTCGTACTAGTAAACAAAATAATTCAGGGTGGCGGATTGATTATTACCTCGTTTCTAACCGAATTGCTGATAATATTAAACGCTCAGAAATGATTGACAGTGGTGAAAGAAAAGATCACTGTCCAATTTTATTAGAAATTGAAATATAAGGGAGTAATAAAATGAAAAAAATTGATAGTTTTGCCCATATTTTACCTAAAAATTATTATCAAGAGATGCTAAAAATTGATAAAACGATTCCTCAGAAGTTCCCTTTTATTAATATTCCAGCACTAGTCGATTTAGATGAAAGAATAAAAACATGGCCAGCTAAAGATATAAAACAGGTACTTTCTTTTGCAAATATTAATGCTGAAGATTTTACAGAACCTAATGAAGCAGCACAGTTAGCTCAAGCAGGTAATCGAGAACTGGCAAAGATTATTGAAAAATTTCCGGATTATTTTGAAAGTGGAGTAGGAATGTTGGCCTTAAATAATGTAAAGGCTAGTTGTGACATTTTAGAAGAGATTGCACATTCCTCTTCTTTGGTGGGAGCTCAAATTTTCACTCGTCATTTAGGTAAAAGTATTGCTGCACCTGAATATGAGCCAATTTTTGCAACTGCTGCTAAATTAAATGTGCCACTTTGGCTACATCCAGTATTTGACGTGCGTAAACCAGATAATAATTTAGTATTTTCTTGGGAATATGAATTATCGCAAGCAATGCTGCAATTGGTACAGGCAAATATTTTTGAAAAATATCCCACAATAAAAATTATTATCCATCATGCTGGAGCAATGGTACCATTTTTTGCTGGAAGAATTAATCATATTTTGCCTCAAGAGCAGGCAGTAGATTTTAAAAAATTCTATGTTGATACTGCTATTTTGGGTAATGCGCCAGCTCTTAAATTAGCATTAGATTACTATGGAAGTGATCATGTACTGTTTGGGACTGATGCCCCATTTGGGGTAAAACCAGCAGGTGCAACTAAGATTATTGTAGATGCACTTGAAGAGTTAAACTTACCAGTTACCAAGATGGAGGATATTTTTTATAAAAATTATCAAAAGCTGGTTAGTGGTGAATAGTAATGAAGAAAAAAATATTTTTGCTTAGTTTACTAACTACTATATTAGCTATTTTAACAACTGGTTGTGGAAATCAAAATTTATCAGCTAAAACTACCAAAGTTACTGCAACACCAACATTATTTTTTCATGGTGGAGGTAGCTCTTATCATGCTGAAGAGCAGATGGTTCAAGCTGCAGAAAAAGCGGGAGTTACTCATTCAGTAATTCGAGCAAATGTTGATAAAAAGGGCAAAGTCTCTTTAATTGGTACTTGGTCAAAAAATGCAAAAAATCCGATTGTCGAAGTAAATTATGAAAATAACCGCAATATGAATTTTAAAGTGTACGGACAATATGCTACAAATGTGGTAAAGACATTACAAAAGACATATGGTATTAAAAAGATGAATATGGTTGGACATTCTGCAGGAAATATTTCAATTATCTACTATATGTTACAAAATGGTCAAAATAAAAAAATGCCGCAGCTACAAAAACAAGTAGATATTGCAGGACATTTTGCAGGACTTGATTTTGCTCGGGCTCCTAAGAGTATTCGTCAACCAGCTAACTTGAAGCTAAATAGTGCAGGTAAACCAAATAAGATGAATGCATCGTATAAAGAAATGACAAAAGTTAGAAAAATTTATCCTAAAAACCAGGTTGCCGTTTTGAATATTATTGGTGATATTGGTGGAAAAACAGATGGAACTGTACCTAATGTATCTTCTTTATCATTAAAGTATTTAGTAGCAACTAGAGCAAAATCATATAAAGTTGTTAAGTTTACAGGAAAAAACGCCCAACATTCAAAATTACATGAAAATAAACAAGTCGATAAAGTATTG
This genomic window contains:
- a CDS encoding amidohydrolase family protein, which encodes MKKIDSFAHILPKNYYQEMLKIDKTIPQKFPFINIPALVDLDERIKTWPAKDIKQVLSFANINAEDFTEPNEAAQLAQAGNRELAKIIEKFPDYFESGVGMLALNNVKASCDILEEIAHSSSLVGAQIFTRHLGKSIAAPEYEPIFATAAKLNVPLWLHPVFDVRKPDNNLVFSWEYELSQAMLQLVQANIFEKYPTIKIIIHHAGAMVPFFAGRINHILPQEQAVDFKKFYVDTAILGNAPALKLALDYYGSDHVLFGTDAPFGVKPAGATKIIVDALEELNLPVTKMEDIFYKNYQKLVSGE
- a CDS encoding exodeoxyribonuclease III, translating into MILISWNIDSLNAALTSDSDRAKETRKVLQTITANNPDVIAIQETKLRSTGPTKKHQEILGQMFPEYNYVWRSSEEPARKGYAGTMFLYKNTYTPQASYPVIDAPDTMDYEGRILTLEFEKFFVTQVYTPNSGNELKRLEDRQIWDRQYTEYLKKLDAQKPVIASGDYNVAHEEIDLKHPANNHHNAGFTDEERSGFHKLLEAGFTDTFRKVNGKVEGQYTWWAQRVRTSKQNNSGWRIDYYLVSNRIADNIKRSEMIDSGERKDHCPILLEIEI
- a CDS encoding alpha/beta hydrolase, with the protein product MKKKIFLLSLLTTILAILTTGCGNQNLSAKTTKVTATPTLFFHGGGSSYHAEEQMVQAAEKAGVTHSVIRANVDKKGKVSLIGTWSKNAKNPIVEVNYENNRNMNFKVYGQYATNVVKTLQKTYGIKKMNMVGHSAGNISIIYYMLQNGQNKKMPQLQKQVDIAGHFAGLDFARAPKSIRQPANLKLNSAGKPNKMNASYKEMTKVRKIYPKNQVAVLNIIGDIGGKTDGTVPNVSSLSLKYLVATRAKSYKVVKFTGKNAQHSKLHENKQVDKVLIKFLWNK